The proteins below are encoded in one region of Hordeum vulgare subsp. vulgare chromosome 3H, MorexV3_pseudomolecules_assembly, whole genome shotgun sequence:
- the LOC123441323 gene encoding calcium-transporting ATPase 7, plasma membrane-type-like — protein MYMPHEDEGHSHAEADADAAAVSSSIRGLVKDKCHDCFRRLGGSTGIAAKLTSHPKRGIRDEDMTLSWRKKEFGDNTCPKPRPRTFFRHVLDALGHVSVVALLASAAVSLGLGIMEHGVKDGWYDGATIFLAAFVVFGVTAVISHAQAKRDHKLATESANLVVTVVRAARRQEISVFDVVVGDVLILKTGDVVPADGVFLDGHGFQVDESSLTGHPGPIDIDAGTNPFLASGVKVVNGHGSMLVTAVGTNTTAWSILSTLKLNTRPAPLEERLESLISTIGKATVAVALVAFTVLLVRHFTNSSTGKPLLIEKGVPIAVSLMATFAMKMMVKDKALVHSLSASVTVICTDMTGMLTLNRMEVTEFWVGTARPRTPTAISSSVVGLLCQGVGLNTTGSVYKPDNVSQPEISGSPVEKALLSWATADLSMDAAALKRSCKVVHVEAFNSDEKPSPSRAIIRDKATRLLVAHWKGGAEVLLAMCSMYMDTDATVRELGVEQRNKLEKVIRDMVASGLRCLGFAYKKVDDTEQSKVHHLEELTLLGIVGLKDTCRPEVNATIEDCTKASMAVKMLTGDNILMALTIAKECGIISSNDPDGVVIEGHQFRAMSVTRQLQMVDKIRVMASSRPQDKLLLVKRLKHKGHVVAVTAGEGINDAAALKEADVVLCMDVHGTDVSTDTIFLNGKFDVVVKATRWGRCAYHNFQKFIQFHIIVNAVAIIVNFMSAVTMGNVPLTTVQIMWVNLVMGVMSTLALSTDKPTDALMESPPISRTTRLINNAMCYIMAAQAMFQIAVLLGLQFLGNDDQASATMIFNVFMLFQVFNEFNMRDNVLAGVLKNRMFLLIVALALVLQVVTVEVLTKFVGTTKLGLGQWGVCLAIATVSWPVGWAVKFIPVPVRSS, from the coding sequence ATGTACATGCCCCACGAGGACGAAGGTCACTCTCACGCTGAAGCTGATGCTGATGCTGCTGCAGTCTCCTCCTCCATCaggggcctcgtcaaggataagTGCCATGACTGCTTTCGCCGCCTCGGCGGAAGCACCGGCATCGCGGCCAAGCTCACTTCCCACCCGAAGCGGGGCATCAGGGACGAGGACATGACGTTGAGCTGGCGCAAGAAGGAGTTCGGCGACAATACGTGCCCCAAGcccaggcccaggaccttcttccGCCACGTCTTGGACGCGCTCGGCCACGTCTCCGTCGTCGCGCTACTCGCCAGTGCCGCCGTCTCCCTCGGCTTAGGCATCATGGAGCATGGCGTCAAGGACGGGTGGTACGACGGTGCCACCATCTTCCTCGCCGCATTCGTCGTCTTCGGCGTCACCGCGGTCATCAGCCACGCCCAGGCCAAGAGGGACCACAAGCTCGCCACCGAGTCCGCCAACCTTGTCGTCACCGTCGTCCGCGCCGCCAGGAGACAGGAGATCTCCGTATTTGACGTCGTCGTCGGCGACGTGCTCATACTCAAGACCGGCGACGTCGTTCCAGCGGACGGGGTGTTCCTAGACGGCCACGGCTTCCAGGTGGACGAGTCGAGTTTGACGGGACATCCCGGCCCTATCGACATCGACGCCGGGACgaaccccttcctcgcctccggcgTGAAGGTCGTCAACGGCCACGGCTCCATGCTCGTCACCGCCGTCGGCACCAACACCACGGCTTGGAGCATCCTCTCAACGTTGAAATTGAACACTCGCCCGGCGCCGCTAGAGGAGCGCCTCGAGAGTCTCATTTCAACCATCGGCAAGGCTACCGTCGCCGTCGCGCTTGTCGCCTTCACCGTGCTCCTCGTTCGCCATTTCACCAACAGTAGCACGGGAAAGCCGCTGTTGATTGAAAAGGGCGTGCCGATTGCGGTGTCTCTCATGGCCACCTTTgccatgaagatgatggtgaaGGATAAGGCGCTGGTGCACAGTTTGTCGGCGTCGGTCACGGTCATCTGCACCGACATGACCGGAATGCTCACCCTCAACAGGATGGAGGTGACCGAGTTCTGGGTCGGCACTGCCCGACCTAGAACCCCCACGGCGATATCTAGCAGCGTCGTTGGCCTGCTGTGCCAGGGCGTCGGGCTCAACACCACCGGAAGCGTGTACAAGCCGGACAATGTATCCCAACCGGAGATATCGGGCAGCCCGGTGGAGAAGGCACTTCTGTCATGGGCCACGGCGGACCTCTCCATGGATGCTGCCGCCTTGAAGAGGAGCTGCAAGGTAGTACATGTGGAGGCTTTCAACTCCGACGAGAAGCCCAGCCCCAGCCGTGCAATAATCAGGGACAAGGCCACACGTTTGTTGGTCGCGCACTGGAAAGGCGGCGCGGAGGTGCTCCTTGCCATGTGCTCCATGTACATGGACACGGATGCAACGGTGCGTGAACTCGGTGTGGAGCAGCGGAACAAGCTTGAGAAGGTGATCCGCGATATGGTGGCAAGCGGCCTCCGGTGCCTCGGCTTTGCTTATAAAAAGGTTGACGACACTGAGCAATCAAAGGTTCATCACCTGGAGGAACTGACATTGTTAGGTATAGTCGGCTTGAAAGACACTTGCCGACCAGAGGTCAATGCCACCATTGAAGATTGCACAAAGGCAAGCATGGCCGTGAAGATGCTCACCGGCGATAACATCCTCATGGCCCTTACTATCGCCAAGGAGTGCGGCATCATTTCGAGCAATGACCCCGACGGAGTCGTCATCGAGGGACACCAGTTCCGGGCCATGTCAGTGACACGACAACTCCAGATGGTGGACAAGATCCGTGTCATGGCGAGTTCCCGGCCCCAAGACAAGCTGTTGCTGGTGAAGCGGCTGAAGCACAAGGGCCACGTGGTGGCCGTGACCGCCGGCGAGGGCATCAATGATGCGGCGGCTCTCAAGGAGGCCGACGTGGTGCTGTGCATGGACGTCCATGGCACCGATGTCTCCACGGACACCATCTTCCTCAACGGCAAGTTCGACGTAGTGGTGAAGGCTACCCGGTGGGGACGCTGTGCCTATCACAACTTCCAGAAGTTCATCCAGTTCCACATCATCGTCAACGCCGTCGCAATCATCGTCAACTTCATGTCGGCGGTCACCATGGGTAACGTTCCACTGACCACCGTGCAAATCATGTGGGTGAACCTGGTGATGGGCGTCATGAGCACGCTGGCGCTATCCACTGACAAGCCCACCGACGCGCTCATGGAATCCCCACCCATTTCCCGCACGACACGGCTCATCAACAATGCCATGTGTTACATCATGGCCGCGCAGGCAATGTTTCAGATCGCCGTGCTGCTGGGGCTCCAATTCCTTGGCAACGATGACCAAGCCAGTGCCACCAtgatcttcaatgtcttcatgctCTTCCAGGTGTTCAACGAGTTCAACATgagggacaacgtccttgccggggTGCTCAAGAATAGGATGTTCCTCCTCATCGTCGCCCTGGCGCTCGTGCTGCAGGTGGTGACGGTGGAGGTGCTCACGAAGTTCGTTGGTACCACGAAGCTCGGCTTGGGGCAATGGGGCGTCTGCCT